Genomic DNA from Sandaracinaceae bacterium:
AGGAGGAGCGACGCTGAGTCGCGCGCCGAGGGCCGCGGCGAACGGTCAGAAACGCTGTGGCGAAGTACTGGGGCCTCGGCCCGCGAGCGTGATAGACCCCGGCGTGACCGGGTACGAGGCGCTGCGAGAGAAGGTCGACGCCTTCGCACGGGAGGTGACGGCCCGCCGCGAGGATGTGGTCTGCCGCGCTGGCTGCAGCGGGTGTTGCCACGCGCGCCTCTCCGTCTCGGACGTCGAGGCGGACGCGCTCCGCGCCGCCCTCTCGGAGCCCAGCCCCGAGGCGCGGGCGCGCCTCGAGGCGCAGCTCGAGCGGCCAGAAGACGACCCCCGCTGCGTGCTGCTGGGCGACGACGGCCGCTGCGCCGCCTACGCGGGCCGGCCGCTGGTGTGCCGAACCCAGGGCCTGCCCTTGCGCTACCCCGCCGGCACCGTCCCGGTCGAAGCGCTGCG
This window encodes:
- a CDS encoding YkgJ family cysteine cluster protein, translating into MTGYEALREKVDAFAREVTARREDVVCRAGCSGCCHARLSVSDVEADALRAALSEPSPEARARLEAQLERPEDDPRCVLLGDDGRCAAYAGRPLVCRTQGLPLRYPAGTVPVEALRASAGGDVTWCPLNFESAPPEPGDVLDAERVDVMLALVNREHTSTPTRRTPIETIVLQLLRGEGSD